In a genomic window of Lathamus discolor isolate bLatDis1 chromosome 4, bLatDis1.hap1, whole genome shotgun sequence:
- the RASA3 gene encoding ras GTPase-activating protein 3 isoform X3, with translation MYNLFPRWSEQTRECCERVLECQGLPIVNGQCDPYATVTLAGPSRSEAKKTKVKKKTNNPHFDEVFYFEVTRPSSYNKKSHFDIEDVDEVDKMEIRVDLWNASNLKFGDEFLGELRLPLKFLRQSSSYEAWYFLQPRDNGNKSLKPDDLGSLRLNVVYTEDHVFSSDYYSPLRDILLKSADVEPVSASAAHILGEVCREKQEAAIPLVRLFLHYGRIVPFISAIANAEVKRTQDPNTIFRGNSLTSKCIDETMKLAGMHYLQVTLKPIIDEICQVHKPCEIDPVKLKDGENLENNRENLRQYVDRIFTVITKSGVSCPTVMCDIFFSLRESAAKRFQGDLDVRYTAVSSFIFLRFFAPAILSPNLFQLTPHHPDPQTSRTLTLISKTIQTLGSLSKSKSANFKESYMATFYDYFNEQKYADAVKNFLDLISSSGRRDHKSIEQPILLKEGFMIKRAQGRKRFGMKNFKKRWFRLTNHEFTYQKSKGDHPLCSIPIENILAVERLEEESFKMKNMFQVIQPERRVLYIQANNCVEAKDWIDILTKVSQCNKKRLTVYHPSAYLNGHWLCCKATADNTPGCTPCTGGLPANIQLDIDGDRETERIYSLFNLYMPKLEKMQEACGSKSVYDGPEEEEYSTFIIDDPKETYKTLKLIIEGVGTLEQEHAQYKRDKFKKTKYGSQEHPIGDKSFQTYIRQQSEISAHSI, from the exons ATGTATAACTTGTTTCCAAGATGGAGTGAACAAACCCGAGAGTGCTGTGAGAG aGTTTTAGAGTGCCAAGGGCTGCCCATTGTGAACGGGCAATGTGATCCGTATGCCACTGTTACCTTAGCAGGACCCTCCAG ATCAGAAGCCAAAAAGACTAAAGTTAAAAAGAAGACCAACAATCCACATTTTgatgaagtgttttattttgag GTTACAAGACCCAGTAGCTACAACAAGAAATCCCATTTTGATATTGAAGATGTTGATGAAGTTGACAAAATGGAGATTAG AGTTGATCTCTGGAATGCCAGTAACTTGAAGTTTGGAGACGAGTTTCTAGGAGAACTGAGACTTCCTCTGAAATTTCTCCGACAGTCTAGTTCTTACGAAGCATG GTATTTCCTGCAGCCTAGAGATAATGGTAACAAGTCATTGAAACCTGATGACCTCGGTTCCTTAAGGTTAAATGTGGTTTACACTGAGGACCATGTTTTTTCCTCAGACTATTATAGTCCACTTAGAGACATCCTGCTAAAATCTGCAGATGTTGAG CCTGTTTCAGCATCAGCTGCACACATTTTGGGTGAagtttgcagagaaaaacaggAAGCAGCCATACCTCTGGTCAGGCTTTTCTTACACTATGGCAGAATTGTGCCTTTCATAAGTGCTATTGCAAATGCTGAAGTGAAGAGAACTCA AGATCCAAACACCATTTTCAGAGGAAACTCATTAACTTCTAAGTGCATTGATGAGACAATGAAACTGGCAGGGATGCATTATCTGCAAGTTACACTAAAGCCAATTATAGATGAG ATCTGTCAGGTCCATAAACCTTGTGAAATTGATCCTGTGAAATTAAAGGATGGTGAAAACCTGGAAAATAACAGG GAAAATCTGAGGCAATATGTTGATCGCATTTTTACTGTAATTACAAAATCTGGTGTAAGTTGCCCTACAGTGATGTGcgatattttcttttcactgagaGAATCAGCTGCCAAACGGTTTCAAG GTGACCTAGATGTGAGGTATACAGCTGTCAGCAGCTTTATTTTCCTGAGGTTCTTTGCTCCTGCCATTCTTTCTCCAAACCTCTTTCAGCTTACACCACACCATCCA GATCCTCAGACTTCTCGAACTTTGACTCTTATCTCTAAAACCATTCAAACACTTGGCAGCCTATCAAAATCTAAATCT GCCAATTTCAAGGAATCCTACATGGCTACTTTTTATGACTATTTTAATGAGCAGAAATATGCGGATGCAGTAAAAAAT TTTCTAGATTTAATTTCATCTTCGGGAAGAAGAGATCACAAGAGCATAGAGCAACCTATATTGCTTAAAGAAGG GTTCATGATCAAGAGAGCACAAGGAAGAAAACGATTTGGCATGAAAAACTTCAAGAAAAGATGGTTTCGCCTCACAAACCATGAGTTTACATACCAGAAAAGCAAAG GTGATCACCCTCTGTGTAGCATTCCAATTGAAAACATTCTGGCAGTGGAAAGACTGGAGGAGGAatcctttaaaatgaaaaat ATGTTCCAGGTGATCCAGCCTGAAAGAAGAGTCCTATATATCCAAGCAAATAATTGTGTAGAGGCCAAGGACTGGATTGATATCCTCACCAAAGTGAGCCAATGCAACAAGAAGCGACTCACAGTCTACCATCCCTCTGCCTATCTGAATGGCCACTGGCTTTGCTGTAAAGCTACTGCAGACAATACTCCTGGCTGCACACCCTGCACAGG AGGCCTGCCAGCAAATATACAACTGGATATAGATGGAGATAGAGAAACTGAGCGCATCTACTCTCTTTTCAACTTGTACATGCCAAAATTGGAGAAAATGCAAG AGGCCTGTGGCAGCAAATCTGTGTATGATGGACCTGAAGAGGAAGAATATTCTACATTCATCATTGATGACCCTAAGGAGACGTATAAAACACTAAAGCTGATTATTGAAGGTGTTGGAACTTTAGAGCAGGAGCATGCTCAGTATAAGAGAGATAAATTTAAGAAGACAAAATATGGAAGCCA agAACATCCCATTGGTGACAAGAGCTTCCAGACATACATCAGGCAGCAGTCGGAGATCTCGGCACATTCCATATGA